Below is a genomic region from [Limnothrix rosea] IAM M-220.
GTTGTACCTATACGTTGCCGGCAAAACGAGTAATTCACGTCAGGCAATTAAACAACTTCACAAAATTTGCAACGAATATCTAGCAGAACGCCACGAGATTCGCATTATCGATATTTACGAACATCCCGACCTTGCCGAATCTGACCATATCGTTGCCACTCCAACACTCATTAAAAAGTTACCACCACCACTGCGTAAATTAATTGGCGATTTATCCGATCGCGAAAGCCTATTAATTGGTTTAGATATTTGGTAGAAATCCACAGGGTACGACATCAACGGCTATACTGACTACGTCGTATTTTGAGTTCGGACAGGCTGCTATGGCAGGGGGAAATCCTGAAGCAAATTTATCGCGCTGGTTAACCTTCATTGGCATTGTGATTACAGGGTTATTTGTGGCGATCGCCCTCGGCGCACCCATACTAGAAAATATTGGCTGGCTGAAAGATCCCCTCGACTCCCTTAGTTTTCCCATCCACGAACCTCCCAGTTGGGAACATTGGTTTGGCACAAGTCGCCAAGGCTATGATGTCCTCTCTCGCACCCTCTTCGGCACACAGGCCGCCCTCAAAGTCGTCTTACTCGCCACCAGTCTGAGCCTTATTGTCGGTGTGCCATTGGGAATGATCAGTGGCTATTTCGGCGGAAAAGTTGACCGTGCTTTACTGTTCCTGATGGATACCATTTATACCCTGCCCGGTTTGCTTCTCTCTGTAACCCTAGCTTTCGTGGTTGGTAAAGGAGTGTTTAATGCGGCGATCGCCCTGAGTATTTCCTACGTCCCCCAGTATTTTCGCGTTGTTCGTAACCGTACCACCAGCG
It encodes:
- a CDS encoding ABC transporter permease, translated to MAGGNPEANLSRWLTFIGIVITGLFVAIALGAPILENIGWLKDPLDSLSFPIHEPPSWEHWFGTSRQGYDVLSRTLFGTQAALKVVLLATSLSLIVGVPLGMISGYFGGKVDRALLFLMDTIYTLPGLLLSVTLAFVVGKGVFNAAIALSISYVPQYFRVVRNRTTSAKTELFIEAAQAMGATPSRILSKYLFLNVIQSVPVLFTLNSADAILILGGLGFLGLGLPDGTPEWGHDLRLALDALPTGIWWTALFPGLTMTTMVMGLSLMGEGLNEWLNPSSRD
- a CDS encoding circadian clock KaiB family protein; the protein is MSSDSHQGNAFNFGHSTEPQLQHHDEKEFYVLYLYVAGKTSNSRQAIKQLHKICNEYLAERHEIRIIDIYEHPDLAESDHIVATPTLIKKLPPPLRKLIGDLSDRESLLIGLDIW